The Cyclopterus lumpus isolate fCycLum1 chromosome 18, fCycLum1.pri, whole genome shotgun sequence nucleotide sequence ATTGcacttttcactttttaaagaTTTAGTCACTTTACAGAATATTATTCCATGGGGAAATGTTGACATTAAACAGTtcataaacattttattgacatACATGAAACTACccgaaaacaacacaaatagtTGTTAATATTAGCTCATTCAGTTGCTGCTCGGACTGAATCAGTAATATCGTTctgtattaaatataaaataaagggaactgtttcttttttcaattgCAAAACTGCCACTTGTACTTGTAGTGTGAGTTCTTCACCCACCAGCTGATGTTATTTATAGCTGCAGCTGCTCAGTCGCTTTCTGCATGTCAGTGATTTAGCAGCtgctctcagtgtgtgtgaaagttTGTATTACTGACATTGTGGGGACTCAGCCACCATTTGGGTACACATGGTTGGTCCCTACAAGGTCAAGCAGTACAACTATGAGTTGAGACTTCTGGTTTTTGGGTGAAGGACTGGATCAGATGGCAACCTTGAGTTCTGAAGAGGAAAACCAaagcttcacgtgttaaagctgcattctctctactgcccaccagggggcgactcctctggttgtatagaagtctatgcgtcatgtgttaaagctgcattctctctactgcccaccagggggcgactcctctggttgtatagaagtctatgcttcacgtgttaaagctgcattctctctactgcccaccagggggcgactcctctggttgtatagaagtctatgcgtcatgtgttaaagctgcattctctctactgcccaccagggggcgactcctctggttgtatagaagtctatgcttcacgtgttaaagctgcattctctctactgcccaccagggggcgactcctctggttgtatagaagtctatgcttcatgtgttaaagctgcattctctctactgcccaccagggggcgactcctctggttgtatagaagtctatgcttcatgtgttaaagctgcattctctctcctgaccaccagggggcgactcctctggttgtatagaagtctatgcttcacgtgttaaagctgcattctctctactgcccaccagggggcgactcctctggttgtatagaagtctatgcttcatgtgttaaagctgcattctctctcctgaccaccagggggcaactcctctggttgtatagaagtctatgcttcatgtgttaaagctgcattttctctactgcccaccagggggcaacacaaatataaatgagTAATAGAATAAAAGATGAAACATTTAACCAGAAACTACAGTTTGGAACAGATTTGCTTCTTAACGTCTTGCAGTTGAACCCAAATGTTTAatctttacatttaaattgtttaatttgaaacaagtgttttagtgttttatttccattttttaacAATGAGCTTCTGTAgacctgtgtgtttgtagatgtAAATGTGCAaataggctgtgtgtgtgtgtgtgtgtgtgtgtgtgtatgtgtgtgtgtttgatgtgcgTTCCTTTATCCCAGATTACATCTCCCTAAACTTCAATGACGTCTCCTTCCGTCTCTCTTCTTGTGGTTCATCTTTATTCTGTTTTGGGTTATTTTCTGCTGGTTGTAAAAGTACTAATGCAACTCTATAAATGGCGTAATGGGGTCCTTGTGCACAGAAGGCCTCGTGCCTCATGTTGAACTGGctcatgtgttcctcctcaGCCTGGAAGCCGCTCTCATAAAGCTGGATCCAGAGGACGGGAAGCAGATCATGGAGTATTTCAGAACTCAAGCCCTGCTGATGAAAGAGAAAGCACGTGAGAGCAAACGCACGCACAGCCTCGGCAGCTAAAACTAAACATATTGAGCCTCAAATCGACCTTCGTATTATCTTAGATCCTTTCTTTATTCAAGCTGCATGTGTCTCTAACTTGAATCCAAACGTCCCACCAGCAGAGCTCTGATGTGGGTCGGGGTGTTCagggcgccccctggtggccgcATTAAATCTCCCTGTGTGCCGGTTTCAGTGCTGCAGGCGTCAGTCAGAGATCAGAAGAAGCTGCTGGTGGAGAACGGAAAGCTGAAGAAAGACATCGAGCAGCTGAGGAGTCAGCTGCAGGAGAACCAGAGGAGACGCagcggtacacacacacacacacacacacaccttcatacTTTTATGAAGTATACAATGCAAACAGCAGTCATGTGAGGTCTTCACTAtttaaacatttcctttttaaaaacggTCCTCTTTCCATAATGTCCTCACTTCAAAAAAGATTCTCACTTCCTATAAAATGTTCTCACTTTTCTAAAAGTTCTCCGGTTCCAGTACGTCGTCTCTTTTGAGAACGTCCTGCCTCTCGAGGTCTGAACGTCGGGCCGGTCCCCACAAGGACAGGAATACAAACACACGACAATTCCAGATGGTTTTCTTTCCATCTGAGGTTCATTGTGGAGAACCACGGAGAACCAGAGTGGATTATTTTAATCTAATAAGAACTTTATTAAATCAAACTATTTTGGATATTTAACcataatatattttaacacaCCCATACATGCGATTAAATTCCTgcatctttttctctcttttagcGAAAGCATTGCTCTCCGCAGCCCCGCCTCCTTCACATACTAGCCCCGCCCCCACAACACATGTCAATCAACCTGCAGGAGTTGCAACAAATCCTGCTCCCCCCTCCTCACTTGACCggagagagaggcagatcaggaggaggagaggagagaggaaaggtgagatggggaaggagggaggaaatgaggaaaggaaggaaaaatagaaagtaaaagaaaagatggagggaaggaaggaaggaaaagacttgactctatctctctctcttttccagcTCGTCcgccctctgactccctctcctTGGGGGCGGAGCCTCGCGTTGACGCGTCCCGACTGGACCTGCGTGTCGGACGGATCCTCAGCGTCCGGCTCCACCCATTGGCCGAGGGGATGTCGGTCCAGGAAGTGGACGTAGGAGAGAACGCCCCCCGGACGGTGGTCAGCAAGCTGGGCGGGGAAACACCCCTCGAGGAGGTATTAAGGATGTATTaaaaatattactttattatcaaAGTGTTACTTTATTATCAACATGTTACAACTTTATTATCAAAGTGTTACTTTATTATCAAAGTGTTACTTTATTATCAAAGTGTTACTTTATTATCAACATGTTACAACTTTATTATCAAAGTGTTACTTTATTATCAAAGTGTTACTTTATTATCAACATGTTACAACTTCATTATCAAAGTGTTACTTTATTATCAAAGTGTTACTTTATTATCAACATGTTACAACTTTATTATCAAAGTGTTACTTTATTATCAAAGTGTTACTTTATTATCAAAGTGTTACTTTATTATCAACATGTTACAACTTTATTATCAAAGTGTTACTTTATTATCAACATGTTACTTTATTATCAAATTATCACAATTCTATTCTTGAAATAAGTATTCTCCAACTTTAagactttattatttttctttctttcctatTATGTGCCTTATCTTTTCAATTTGTCTGTCCTTTatctttaataaatgtaattccctaaaacctctctctctgcagctccgGGGCGGTCGAGCTGTGCTGCTCTGCAACGTCAAGGCCTGTAAGATGAGGGGTGTGGTCTCACAGGCCCGCCTCCTCTTTTGCTCCACCCCTGACGACTGCACTGAGCTGTTAACCCCGCCCACGGGCTCCACCCCCGGAGACAGGGTCACCTTCCTCAACTACCCTGGTAACGATGAACCCCCCCTCAAAGGAAAGTGGTCTGTGTTACAGGTAACCACAaaccccccctctctgtgttcAGGTGACCCGGACCGGGAGCTGCAGGCCAAAGACCGGGTCTGGGAGCTTTTGCAGCCGGACCTGCAGGTGGACTCGAGGGGCGTGGCCAACTACAAAGGCTGCGGCTTCGAGGTGAAGGGGAAGGGGCTGTGCAGGGCCCCCTCCCTCACCGACGGTGTCATCAGGTAGACGACGTGCTGAGGACGGgatgggcttttattgtgaaaagccATCTCCGCTTTGACTAGCTAGTTAGTAGCCTCGCTAGTGCCGTTAGCTCACCAAAGAAGATTTCATTGAAGTTACATCACTGTGgtttattaattaaaacatttaaaacacaatcaTCTGATTCCTTGAGTTGTTTATAAACTGCTTTTGagttattattttatgtataaaaacacaacatgttgaaaataaaactgaaacacATCCTGTAAACGGAAGCTGAGACCAATAAAAGCCTGAATTTATAACACAAAGGTACTAACTAGACCCATGAAGGGTTCTGTCACAGCAGAATTTAATAAAGGGAACCGTTTACTCTTTAATATTCCATGGGGTTCATCTAGAACCCTTCCAGGGTGTTCTattaaagaacatttaatatttcatggggttcatctagaacccacccagggtgTTCTattaaagaacattttatattCCATGAGgttcatctagaacccacctGAGCCAGCTTGTAGTTCCTCTGAAGGTCAGTCAGAGTGAGACCTCCGTCCTGACCGTCAGCGCTCTGTGATGGTTCCTGGCTGAGAGGCGGAGCAGCCGTTCTCTCAGGGGCCGGCCCCTGATTGACGGCCAATCGCGGGTGTTGTCCAAGAACGagactcctcctcccacctcttgAGCCAAAGCTCTCAGCCAATCGCTGGCCTGCGTTAGGTAGTCCAACGGTtgaagccccgcctccttcaGGTGGTCGGCGTGCGTGAGAACGAGCAAAGCCTGACGGCGCCATTCAGGACCGAAGAGAATCTGAGCggccagaaaacacacaaaatcaccaaaaacgtgtgtgtgtgtgtgtgtgtgtgtacgtgtgtgtgtgtacgtgtgtgtgtgtgtacgtgtgtgtgcatgtgtgtgtgtgtgtgtgtgtacgtgtgtgtgtgtacgtgtgtgtgtgtgtgtgtgtgtgtgtgtacgtgtgtgtgtgtgtgtacgtgtgtgtgtatgtgtatgtgtgtgtgtgtgtgtgtgtacgtgtgtgtgtatgtgtgtgtgtatgtgtgtgcgtgtgtgtacgtgtgtgtgtacgtgtgtgtgtgtgtacgtgtgtgtgcatgtgtgtgtgtatgtgtgtgtatgtgtgtgtgtgtgtacgtgtgtgtatgtgtgtgcgtgtgtgtacgtgtgtgtgtacgtgtgtgtgtgtatgtgtgtgtgtgtgtgtgtgtacgcgtgtatgtgtgtgtgtgtgtgtatgtgtgtgtgtatgtgtgtgtgtgtgtacgtgtatgtgtatgtgtgtgtgtgtacgcgtgtatgtgtgtgtgtgtgtgtgtgtgtatgtgtgtgtgtgtgtatgtgtgtgtgtgtgtgtgtatgtgtgtgtatgtgtatgtgtatgtgtgtgtgtgtatgtgtgtgtgtatgtgtgtgtgtgtacgcgtgtatgtgtgtgtgtgtgtgtgtatgtgtgtgtgtgtgtgtgtacgcgtgtatgtgtgtgtgtgtgtgtgtgtatgtgtgtgtgtgtgtgtacgcgtgtatgtgtgtgtgtgtgtgtgtgtgtatgtgtgtgtgtgcgtgtgtgtacgtgtgtgtgtgtacgtgtgtgtgtgtgtatgtgtgtgtgtgtgtgtgtgtgtacgcgtgtatgtgtgtgtgtgtgtgtgtatgtgtgtgtgtgtgtgtgtgtacgcgtgtatgtgtgtgtgtgtgtgtacgcgtgtatgtgtgtgtgtgtgtatgtgtgtatgtgtgtgtgtgtgtgtgtgtatgtgtgtgtgtgtgtgtgtgtgtgtgtgtgtgtacctccacctgctcctccaggtgtgtgttgtcgtGCAGCAGGTCAGCTCTCGCAACGAGCACGAGCACGTGCACGCCCTCGGGGCAGAGCTCACGCACGTTCTGTGGACGGGGAAAAATAGGGGGCGTGTCAACCACTCTCAGGGTGAGGTCTGACTCCGCCCCCTGTCTTCGGAAAAAACTCTGGAAGTTTCGGCTAAGCAGCTGGTGCTCCGTCGTCACGCCGATGCCGGTTTGGAACTCCTCTCCACCTGATGAATAAAGTTTTATATGTAGTGTCGTTCTGAACGTTAGTTCCTTAAATGTAAGTAATCATACAGAAAATCACATtcattaattatcatta carries:
- the aimp1b gene encoding aminoacyl tRNA synthase complex-interacting multifunctional protein 1; protein product: MDAMDDVDNLFHPSLEAALIKLDPEDGKQIMEYFRTQALLMKEKALLQASVRDQKKLLVENGKLKKDIEQLRSQLQENQRRRSAKALLSAAPPPSHTSPAPTTHVNQPAGVATNPAPPSSLDRRERQIRRRRGERKARPPSDSLSLGAEPRVDASRLDLRVGRILSVRLHPLAEGMSVQEVDVGENAPRTVVSKLGGETPLEELRGGRAVLLCNVKACKMRGVVSQARLLFCSTPDDCTELLTPPTGSTPGDRVTFLNYPGDPDRELQAKDRVWELLQPDLQVDSRGVANYKGCGFEVKGKGLCRAPSLTDGVIR
- the LOC117747973 gene encoding GTPase IMAP family member GIMD1-like codes for the protein MDLHNSLLRILGGFGHHGDRDTLTLNVLLIGERQSGRSSVGNALIGGEEFQTGIGVTTEHQLLSRNFQSFFRRQGAESDLTLRVVDTPPIFPRPQNVRELCPEGVHVLVLVARADLLHDNTHLEEQVEILFGPEWRRQALLVLTHADHLKEAGLQPLDYLTQASDWLRALAQEVGGGVSFLDNTRDWPSIRGRPLRERLLRLSARNHHRALTVRTEVSL